The Triticum urartu cultivar G1812 unplaced genomic scaffold, Tu2.1 TuUngrouped_contig_5234, whole genome shotgun sequence genome includes the window cccctgtccataggcTTTGTTGATACCCCTGTCCATAGGCTCTTTGGTGATACCCCAGTCCTTCAGGCtttgttgttgtttgttgttgttgtcaCTCAATAGAGAAAATCTTGTGGACCAGCTAAAAGTGTACACAATACATTTCTGTGTCTGCATACGCTTATCTAAAAGCTAAACTGATAACAAAATATTTTACAGAGCTCATGTTTGTCCTTGGCTCAGTGCTGTGCACCACCTAAGCTCCATGCATCCAAGCGGAACATAGCAATATTATTTAGTCCACTTATGGCTTCTCCAAATCCCTGATAGGACGCTGTACAGATCATTTCTGTGTTGCTTCATCAAGTGCTCACCAGTAATCTTTACAGGAGCAGCACCCGCTTTCAAAGCGGTGAAATCGAACTCTATCCCTCATAATTATAACACGACAAAGTGCCTTTGAAATTATCTTCATCCATTCATGGCAGTCACCGCATGCCTGCAGATTCTTTGACACCAATATTTCTGTCCCTGGACCAGTCTTAAGAACACTATAAGCCACTGCAAGCTTCTCACTGTGGAAGCTGAGGTTTTCTTCTCTTTCCTCCTGTGATACATCTTTTGTTACTAATTCAGTGGATGGGGTATAACCTTCAGCCTTCGCTTTTTTCAACAAGCCATGCAGCACTCGGTAGATATCATCAGAATCAGGATGAGATCGATCACCAGCTTTGAATTCATGGGTGCTCCCCCCTAATTCAACCCAACTCAAGCCCTTGATCTTACGTACCTTCTTTTTCTTCATCTCTTTCCATACTTCCTCTGAATCACCCCACCTGTTTATTGATGAGTAGATATTTGAAAGAAGCGTATAATCACCGCTGCCCTGACATGTTATCTGTTCAATAGTGACATCACCTAATTTGGTTTGATGGTACCTACGACAAGCACTAAGTAATGCCCTCCATATCACAGCATCAGGCTTCACGGCCATTGACCTCACCAAGTTGTATGCTTCATCCAGCAGCCCAGCTCGTGACAGTGTATCCACCATTGCGCCGTAGTGTTCAACCTTTGGAGTGATTGAATACTTTGTAGACATCGTTTCAAAGTACTGACGAGCCTCTTCAACCATACCACAATGGCTACATGCTGTCAATAGTGCAACAAATGTAACCCCATCAGGAACCACACCTGAAAGTTCCATCCTGTGGAACAGCATCACCACATCAGATCCAAGACCATGCCCTGCCAGGCTACTAATCATCGTGTTCCATGTGGACAGGTGTTTTCTCTTAACGTTGTTGAATATCTCAACTGACACATCAATCCTTCCACATTTAGCATACATATCAAC containing:
- the LOC125528950 gene encoding pentatricopeptide repeat-containing protein At5g50990-like, whose amino-acid sequence is MSYTSCLKKHPLRLIFPYANSILRASMEKGSPQKSLMDYSTMLHFTTFCPDYRTYVLLLRACSKCSDIYAAMQIHSHLTKAGLLCNQDIIAPLLRLYIDHGRMMEACELYWPMLEWSTDPFHGNLMLMGFLKGGQLDKAYQIFKRMPVKDLVSWNSMIAGAARSSHLKDAMNLFSRLVNSGLVPDGFSFSSVLSACARAGARCYGMWVHQLMDELGVEKNHLLISALVDMYAKCGRIDVSVEIFNNVKRKHLSTWNTMISSLAGHGLGSDVVMLFHRMELSGVVPDGVTFVALLTACSHCGMVEEARQYFETMSTKYSITPKVEHYGAMVDTLSRAGLLDEAYNLVRSMAVKPDAVIWRALLSACRRYHQTKLGDVTIEQITCQGSGDYTLLSNIYSSINRWGDSEEVWKEMKKKKVRKIKGLSWVELGGSTHEFKAGDRSHPDSDDIYRVLHGLLKKAKAEGYTPSTELVTKDVSQEEREENLSFHSEKLAVAYSVLKTGPGTEILVSKNLQACGDCHEWMKIISKALCRVIIMRDRVRFHRFESGCCSCKDYW